Proteins found in one Paenibacillus wynnii genomic segment:
- a CDS encoding glycoside hydrolase family 76 protein translates to MITWKKPLAFAFTCLLSLSLLTPSLNQKTEAFTSSNADTAMSSFVNVFYDAPAKYFYVNSDHQIHSEHAHGPNGGLYTDFWWEAQLWETVMDAYERTGSATYLTMIHDIYTGFNAKYPDMTANTFNDDLGWWALACLRAYELTGTVEYLNRGSYLFNQIYAEWDTSFYGGGIWWRKDSHNPNISSNAQKNMATNAPMVMAAIKLRNAYNDTSYLTKATQIYNWTKSTLVTSSKINDHIEGAGMGIIKDWDFTYNYGTFLGAAVSLYQSTGNASYLTDANNAAQYVINKMVSAQTLMYEGVNDAGGFKMIFARNLNRLRVQGGQSQYLNFLQQNATQAWNHRRTSDNIIGSDWLRPTGSTYVQSLTAAAGASILQLVPADGYTGYIAGNGAYEAENAQKTLVSGSGLINESTNPGFSGRGYIGGWNTNGTSIDFYVNQNSAGSKTVTFRYAAAAGNASRYVKVNGVFIANNLVFNSTSSWGNYGTVTVTIPLNAGSNTIQLGYDSSKGNSNYLNVDLLSGL, encoded by the coding sequence ATGATTACTTGGAAAAAGCCTTTAGCGTTCGCTTTTACTTGCCTGCTTAGCTTGTCACTGTTAACCCCCAGCCTGAATCAGAAGACCGAAGCATTTACGTCATCTAATGCGGATACCGCTATGTCTTCTTTTGTAAATGTATTCTATGATGCTCCTGCCAAATACTTTTATGTTAATAGTGATCATCAGATTCACTCTGAACATGCCCACGGTCCTAACGGAGGTTTGTATACCGATTTTTGGTGGGAAGCGCAGCTCTGGGAAACGGTAATGGACGCCTATGAGCGTACCGGCAGTGCAACTTATCTAACCATGATACATGATATCTATACTGGGTTTAATGCAAAATACCCTGATATGACGGCTAACACTTTCAATGATGATCTGGGTTGGTGGGCCTTAGCTTGCCTGAGGGCCTACGAGCTGACCGGAACTGTGGAGTATTTAAACCGTGGTTCTTATCTATTCAACCAGATCTACGCCGAGTGGGATACAAGCTTTTATGGCGGAGGGATTTGGTGGAGAAAAGACTCGCACAATCCGAACATCTCAAGCAACGCTCAAAAGAATATGGCTACAAATGCCCCTATGGTCATGGCAGCCATCAAACTGCGTAACGCCTATAATGATACATCTTACCTGACCAAAGCAACGCAAATCTACAATTGGACGAAATCAACTCTGGTGACTAGCAGCAAGATCAACGACCATATCGAAGGTGCTGGCATGGGGATTATAAAAGATTGGGATTTCACCTACAATTACGGAACTTTTCTCGGAGCAGCAGTCTCACTCTACCAATCGACAGGTAACGCCTCTTATCTCACGGATGCCAATAATGCCGCGCAGTATGTCATCAACAAAATGGTGTCCGCCCAGACTCTAATGTATGAAGGCGTAAATGATGCGGGCGGCTTCAAGATGATTTTTGCACGGAACTTGAACCGTTTGCGAGTGCAGGGTGGTCAGTCTCAGTATTTGAACTTTCTTCAGCAAAATGCAACACAAGCTTGGAACCACCGCCGTACCTCGGATAATATCATCGGTAGTGATTGGCTTCGTCCAACGGGCTCTACCTATGTGCAAAGTTTAACTGCCGCAGCAGGCGCTTCTATTCTTCAACTCGTACCAGCGGATGGGTATACAGGTTATATTGCTGGTAACGGAGCGTATGAAGCCGAAAATGCGCAAAAAACGTTGGTCAGCGGCAGTGGCCTGATCAATGAAAGCACGAATCCGGGCTTTAGTGGTAGGGGATACATTGGAGGATGGAACACCAACGGGACCTCTATTGATTTCTATGTCAATCAGAATTCAGCTGGCTCAAAAACCGTCACGTTCCGGTATGCTGCGGCCGCTGGCAATGCTTCACGTTATGTAAAAGTAAATGGCGTGTTCATCGCTAACAACTTGGTCTTCAATTCCACTTCGAGTTGGGGAAATTATGGTACTGTAACAGTCACCATACCTCTAAATGCAGGTTCTAATACCATCCAATTAGGGTACGACAGTTCCAAGGGGAATTCGAATTATCTGAATGTTGATTTGCTCAGCGGTTTGTAA